A genomic stretch from Microtus pennsylvanicus isolate mMicPen1 chromosome 9, mMicPen1.hap1, whole genome shotgun sequence includes:
- the Prrt1b gene encoding proline rich transmembrane protein 1B: protein MEAGPDAKRGDSPAVPEDPTVATEDTRNPSQPALPQLPRRPQLLDEDAGPDEDGAVAAEGSEPARGDPEPASSSGDAGPGPKATSGTVPPIGFVGEPPPYAPPDPKAVALLYPPFPQVPVLFQPAPGPAALYPPPPGPLFPPAAAAGASFPFPAYGSPVAGGPAPMPVEHRPLPKDFMMESVLVTLFCCLLTGLIAIVYSHETRAALGRGDLAQAEEASRKARSLVLFSLLFGVFVSTSWVIYVVVALYLP from the exons ATGGAGGCAG GTCCCGATGCCAAGAGGGGAGACAGCCCCGCAGTCCCGGAGGACCCTACCGTCGCCACCGAGGACACGCGCAACCCCTCACAGCCGGCGCTCCCGCAGCTCCCCCGCCGCCCGCAGCTGCTGGATGAAGACGCAGGGCCGGACGAGGACGGGGCCGTGGCCGCAGAGGGCAGCGAGCCCGCCCGGGGGGACCCAGAACCCGCATCCTCGTCGGGCGATGCGGGGCCCGGGCCCAAGGCCACCAGTGGCACCGTGCCGCCCATAGGCTTCGTGGGTGAGCCGCCGCCCTACGCGCCGCCGGACCCCAAGGCAGTGGCGCTGCTCTACCCGCCCTTCCCGCAGGTGCCGGTGCTGTTCCAGCCCGCACCCGGGCCCGCTGCACTCTACCCACCGCCCCCTGGGCCGCTCTTTCCACCCGCCGCTGCTGCCGgagcctccttccccttccccgcG TACGGCAGCCCCGTGGCCGGAGGGCCTGCCCCCATGCCAGTGGAACACAGGCCTCTGCCCAAGGACTTCATGATGGAGTCAGTGCTGGTGACCCTGTTCTGTTGCCTTCTCACGGGGCTTATAGCCATCGTCTACTCCCACGAG ACTCGAGCAGCCCTGGGCAGGGGTGACCTGGCACAGGCAGAGGAGGCTTCGAGGAAGGCCCGCTCGCTCGTGCTCTTCAGCCTGCTCTTCGGGGTCTTTGTGTCAACCAGCTGGGTCATCTATGTGGTGGTGGCCCTTTACCTCCCCTGA